From the genome of Ziziphus jujuba cultivar Dongzao chromosome 6, ASM3175591v1, one region includes:
- the LOC125420392 gene encoding scarecrow-like protein 22, with product MRGMPFHWQQGKGVLEIAAAAAAAAAEAGGFPSICAGDKWKKQELCSFATNEPTSVLHMRRSPSPPTSASTLSSSFGGGGGGGGVGGGDGGSTDNTGGVAAGLPPHTPAAPVTEPSTGASRKNEWASELQPIPSGLEAVTGSGGERCGLGLEDWETMLSETAASPGQDQSLLRWIAGDVDDPSFCLKQLLQGGNNPLEFDGNAGLGVVDQGTGFDHIGGALGGVSGTGSLMAGINPNLGFPGSGSANNNNNGSGKIGSIAPSSSGGLNYKVTNIGLGSNNNGNCNMQNPILSNSAFGLPLSVSLPPGMVYQPQQQDFESPDEKPQILNPQLLMNQQQQPHLPQNPNFFLPLEQHLLQPQPKRHNSGGVDPGSQISKVPFPDPGHEFMLRKQQQHLGFPQGMQFLPQHHHQRKPLMVPKQKMVGPSEELAAHQHQHHQQQQHALLDQLDKAAELVGTGNFSHAQGILARLNHQLSPVGKPLHRAAFYFKEALQLLLLLNNPVTSPPPRTPTPFDVIFKMGAYKVFSEVSPLIQFVNFTCNQALLEAVDDANRIHIVDFDIGFGAQWASFMQELPLRNRGTPSLKITAFASPSTHHPVELGLMKENLTQFANEIGISFELEVCNFDILEQTSYTLSVFQTNENEAVAVNFPIWSSSSQPAALPNLLRFIKQLSPRIVVSLDRGCDRFDLPFPQHILQALQSYIILLESLDAVNVPSDALNKIERFLLQPSIESTVLGRLRAPDKMPLWKTLFASAGFTPLTFSNFTETQAECVVKRTPARGFHVEKRQASLVLYWQRRELISASAWRC from the coding sequence ATGAGAGGGATGCCCTTTCATTGGCAGCAGGGGAAGGGGGTTTTAGAAATTGCAGCCGCAGccgcagcagcagcagcagaagCCGGAGGCTTCCCTTCGATTTGTGCCGGAGATAAGTGGAAGAAACAAGAGCTTTGTAGCTTTGCAACCAACGAACCTACTTCTGTTCTTCATATGAGAAGAAGCCCGAGTCCTCCCACATCGGCATCGACTCTGTCTTCGTCTTtcggaggtggtggtggtggaggaggaGTTGGAGGCGGCGACGGCGGTTCAACAGACAACACCGGCGGCGTGGCGGCGGGACTTCCGCCGCATACACCAGCCGCGCCAGTAACGGAGCCCAGCACCGGGGCTTCACGGAAAAACGAGTGGGCATCGGAGCTCCAGCCGATTCCTAGCGGACTAGAGGCTGTTACCGGGTCAGGAGGCGAAAGATGTGGACTTGGGTTGGAGGATTGGGAGACCATGTTGTCCGAAACGGCGGCTTCGCCTGGACAAGACCAGTCGCTTCTCCGGTGGATCGCGGGCGACGTTGATGACCCGTCGTTTTGCTTGAAGCAGCTTTTGCAGGGTGGAAACAATCCTCTCGAGTTTGACGGCAATGCCGGCTTGGGAGTCGTCGATCAGGGCACGGGATTCGACCACATCGGCGGTGCCTTGGGAGGCGTTTCCGGTACTGGTAGTCTGATGGCTGGCATTAATCCGAATTTGGGTTTTCCTGGTTCTGGGTCggcaaacaacaacaacaatggaAGTGGAAAGATTGGTTCGATTGCGCCAAGCTCTTCTGGAGGACTTAATTACAAGGTTACAAACATTGGGTTGGGCAGCAACAACAACGGCAATTGTAATATGCAAAACCCCATTCTATCAAATTCGGCTTTCGGTCTTCCTCTTTCGGTTTCTTTGCCTCCCGGAATGGTTTATCAGCCGCAGCAACAAGATTTTGAAAGCCCAGATGAGAAGCCGCAGATTCTGAATCCACAGTTGTTGATGAACCAACAGCAGCAGCCGCATCTCCCTCAGAATCCCAACTTTTTTCTGCCATTAGAACAGCACCTGCTTCAGCCCCAACCGAAGCGCCACAACTCCGGCGGTGTGGACCCTGGTTCTCAGATATCAAAAGTTCCATTTCCTGATCCGGGTCACGAGTTCATGCTTaggaaacaacaacaacatctgGGTTTTCCTCAGGGCATGCAGTTTCTTCCTCAGCATCATCATCAGCGGAAGCCATTGATGGTACCCAAGCAGAAAATGGTTGGACCTAGTGAAGAATTGGCGGCCCACCAACACCAGCACCATCAGCAACAACAACATGCTTTGCTCGACCAGCTCGACAAGGCCGCAGAGCTGGTAGGGACTGGGAATTTCTCACACGCGCAAGGGATATTGGCGCGGCTCAATCACCAGCTCTCCCCTGTTGGAAAACCTCTCCACAGGGCTGCTTTCTACTTCAAGGAGGCTTTGCAATTGCTCCTCCTCTTGAACAACCCAGTCACCTCCCCTCCGCCCAGAACCCCGACCCCTTTCGATGTTATCTTCAAAATGGGCGCTTATAAGGTCTTCTCCGAGGTCTCCCCACTTATTCAATTCGTCAACTTTACCTGCAACCAGGCTCTCCTCGAAGCAGTGGATGATGCGAATCGAATTCACATCGTAGATTTTGATATTGGGTTTGGTGCTCAATGGGCTTCTTTTATGCAGGAGCTTCCATTGAGGAATAGAGGCACCCCATCATTGAAAATCACTGCCTTTGCCTCTCCCTCCACCCACCATCCGGTCGAGCTTGGTCTAATGAAAGAAAATCTTACACAGTTTGCCAATGAAATTGGTATATCTTTTGAGCTTGAAGTTTGTAACTTTGATATTTTGGAGCAAACCTCCTACACCCTGTCTGTGTTccaaacaaatgaaaatgaagCTGTTGCGGTAAATTTTCCTATCTGGTCTTCTTCGAGTCAACCAGCGGCTTTGCCTAATCTGCTTCGCTTTATAAAGCAGCTTTCCCCGAGAATCGTGGTATCTTTGGACCGGGGTTGTGATAGATTTGATCTCCCTTTCCCGCAACACATACTTCAGGCTCTCCAATCCTATATAATTCTGCTGGAATCGTTGGATGCCGTTAATGTGCCTTCAGATGCTCTGAACAAGATTGAGAGGTTCCTGCTCCAGCCAAGCATTGAGAGCACCGTATTGGGGCGTCTTCGAGCCCCGGATAAGATGCCCCTTTGGAAAACGCTCTTTGCCTCGGCTGGTTTCACCCCTTTAACGTTTAGCAACTTTACTGAAACTCAGGCAGAATGTGTGGTGAAGAGGACTCCGGCGAGGGGATTTCATGTTGAGAAGCGGCAAGCTTCACTAGTGCTGTACTGGCAGCGTCGAGAGCTCATCTCAGCTTCAGCTTGGAGATGCTGA